CGAGTCTAAGCGGTCAGATAGCTGAATATCAAGTCGAAACCAAAAGGCATGAAAGAGCAAGAACTTCTCTCGCTGACGAGGTGGTAGGAGGTAGAGATGCCGTTAGCCTTGTGCTGCATCTCCTCCGGCTTAGCTGGATCTGGGCCGTTCTTCTTAAATCGAAGTCTGGCTAACATTCTCTGAATCATTCCATCGTTTGCCCATCCACTGCAGGGACACTGCACTTTCCACACCACTATCACTTGAATCTGAGCTTGATGGAGACGACCCTCGTCTGTATTCGTTCGTCACCGACATGCCGGTAAGGCGAGCTTCCTGGGCAGCATGGTTCCACATGAACTGCCGCATCGCACCATTCTCCGTGATCTGGGCAAATCCCATCGGCAAACGGCTGCGTTGAAGAGCATTTCTGACGCCGAGCGTGGCTGGGTCTCGCGTGATCAGCAGAGCCATCACATCAGCGCCTCTCCAGCCTGCTGGAGCGCCGACGTATGCGCCTTCCAGCTCGCGAACCATCGCCGGTCTGGGTTTGGAAGCCTTGCACTGGACCAGAACTCTCAGCTCTTGCGGATCTGACGGTAATTGCCATTGGCCTAGGAGGTCGATACCCAAATCGTTGGACCGTCCCGTCCTTCGAAGAGTGAAGTTGTATGTCCTGAGAAATTCTATTACTGTGTACTCGTAGTGTGTCCCTCTGTAGACTGTGGTACCGGTTTTGGAATCGATGTTGCGACTGTgctcgaggaaggaggccAGATCGTGGTGGTTTGTAGTAGGTGCGAGAAGAGATATTCGAGGTGCGCTCAGGTGGTCGTGATCATGTTGCATCGCTCCTTGAATCGGAGATGTCCCAAGCCTCTTTCTCGTTCGCCTGACCTTCGTGGTGTCTCCCGAAGCAACATCTTGGCCCTTGACAGCTACGACTTTCTCTTTCCTGAGCTTTAACGAGCTGACGGAGTCATGCACAGCGCTTTTCTCCGCTAGATCTGTCCTGCTGCGTACCGGCAGCCGTACTTGGGCCTTTATTGGAGAGCCATCGTCTTGTTCGGGAAGTGACCGTGCGGTACATTTTCGACTTGTGGCAGGCTCAGGAGCCGACTCAATGGCATTCTTCCGGGGACGGCCTcgcggtcgaggaggcggtCGCACTTCGTCAGACGTGCATTTCTTTGGTCGCCCTCGAGGTCTCGGGGGTGCTGCGATGGCTGTGGAGATGAGCCGCCGGCTGGTCGTTCTCAGGGAGTGCCGCAGGACGACATGGCTACAGAGCATGAGCTGGATCTCCAGGCGCTCATACTATGGAGGAACACCGCAAAAAATATGGATGCACAAGATGTGAGGGTACACGTGCAAAACGGTTCAACGCGAGAATGGCGCGTGCTTGGAAGTGAGACAAGCCCGGCCCGATTGAATCATTAGGTAAGCAACATTGGAATGGATATTATCGATGTCAAGGAGAGTTCGATCTTCATGATCACAGTGTAAATTCTCTTGTACAACTTCGCAAGCCATGCTATGAATCGTCCATGGGCTCTTGCTTGATCTCGTCAGCAAACATAGGCTCGGCTTTGATCTTCTTCCCGTCGTCTTCACTGCCCGTCGAGCTGACCACGCTTCCTCGCTTGCTCAACGGCGATACTTCGATCGTGTCGTGCAGTAGAGTCTCTGTAGCCGAAAGGCGGCTCTTCTCGTTCCCAGCAAAGTTCTTCCTCGGCCGCCGTGTGCTTGTACTTCCACCAGCGCTGCTAACGCTGCTACCACGCCTCGTACGCTCCTCGGTGCGACGTGGGTGACGAGCGTCAGGATCGGGGGTGGGCGTCCGAGATTGTGAGGAGTTCCGCGAATGGGAGCCGTCACGGAGCAAACTTTCCTTTCGACGACGTTCTTTGATCCTTTCGGATGAGGGCTTGTCCTTGAGTGCCAGCTTTTCCAGATCCTTTTGACGGCGAGATTTGCGACTGGTAAAGATCGAGAAACGAACATTGTTCCATCCTCGCCAGCCAGTCCACCATATCCACCCACCGTCTCTCTTTGCCACCTCGCGCTTCCGGGCTCTGACGACTGTGCGAAGCTGCGAGCGCCGCGCATTCTCCCGCTCCCAGTACTCCATGCGGAACGTATCCCATCCCTCGCGAAAGTCTGGCGAGAAGGGCTTTGGCAAAAGTAGTACTCGTAGCACATCTCCACCAGGCGCAATGTCTTCCTCCAATAAGCCATGTCTGGCAGCATGCATGTTCCAATTCTCAACTTTGCCTCCGCCGAGCTCAATATCCTTGGGCATGATTTGATAGTTCACGCGATCTTCGCGAAACCATCCCAGCTGGTCCAGCATGGCGACCCAGCCTGCAAGCTCAGAGAGGAAAGATCCTTTGACCACCACAACTTTCAGATTGAAACCTCGCAAGCCTCGATTCGTGGTAGAGACAAACTTTCGTGGCCAACGCACACCACGTTCATACATGCCTGTGCCCCAGAACAGTGTCAAAGTGACGATGCCGGAGGCCCAACCGAGCTTCTCGCCCGACTCCACAACCCAGTAAACGCTGCCTCCCACTCCACTTCCATCTTCACGAGGCCGAAAGAACAGTAGATACGTGAAGCCTAGCACCCAAAGAACCAGAGTGaccaggaggaggagatggagtcgGAGGCGTGCACGTAAAGACACATATTGGAGTCGGAGAGAGGATTCCAGGATCAGCAGGTTGAGGTATATTTGAGGCGGGCTGGATGGGAGGGCATCTCTGGGATCGCTGGAATGGCCTTGATGTAGCGGAGGAAGTGGTGCGGTGATAGAATGTGCTTGCGATGGACCCGTAGCTCTGGCGTTGGCCGCAAGCTGCTCGGCTGAGACGTCAGGCGGTGGAGCGCCCTTGACGATACGGTCGATGGGATCGCTCATGGTCCTTGCGGTTCaaagtcgtgctcggcaGTGCGTCTTGCCAATTTCCCATCCGTTATCGAAGGAAAAAGCGGCAGACCGAATGACGAGCAGGATCCGAGAGAATCGAGGTCAATTCACCGCATGACGCTCATTTCGATGATCTGTTGTCCAAAGGTAGCAGACTGCGACAGTCGGCAATTCACTCCGGTCTGTGAAATGAACGACGTGGAGGTTGCACGAGAGATGTTCCTTGGTCGGTCGGTGATGTGAATGTCCGTGGTCCGGTCTTTGCTCTGAGATATCTCCGGCGTCGCCCGATGACATCGCCGTCAACACGCTCGCCTTCTCCCCCGCGACGACGCTCGGTGAATTTGTTACAAGACTCGCTCTCTCTCTTTCCCTTTCGCACGCGTTCCACAGTCGCTGTGATTGCAACTGCACTTCTACTTGACCGATTCTTGCACTCACACTGGACAACAAAGCCGGTTTCCTGTACGATAACGTATTTCTGGACCAAACGTGGCGTCTGTCTTCTGCCAGGCAGAAGCAACCCGACTTGCGACTCTTGCCTTGTTCCGTCTGGGTCAAACTCGCTGGTATAGATTCTCTGGCTCGCCAAAGATATCTCACCGCCGGCGACCACCATCACAGATCACGCCGTACTCGACAATGGCCTCGACCTCAGCCTCGAATTCGGATGACCTCAACGAGCGACCGCAAGCATCGCAAGCCCCCACGGGAGGCAAGCCGATGCTCGCCCGACAGCGGGCCAAAGAGGAGGCAGAGGCGAACGGCAGACAGGCACCCAAAGGCGGATGGTTCCCTCTCGGCTACAAAGATGGTTTCTCACAATGGTGGGCCTCTCTCACTCCTGCTGTCACGGAGCATCGTGTTATGAGTTTCATCCCGTACCTTCAGCAGCCACCCACCCACATGCAGACTGGTAGCACGCCGACGAGTCCCAGTGCAAGCATGGTCCAAGTCGACAAAAGTCAGGAAGCTGTGCAAAGGACGAGCAGTGTCAACGATCCGTACGGACCTCGCCAGTGGAAAAGTCAAATGGTACAGTTGGCAGGCAAGAATCGATACTTGAATGAGTTCAGCGTCGAGCGGACAGGCGAGCAGACGGACAACAACCTCGTCATGCTACATGGCTATGGTGCTGGTCTTGGCTTCTTCTACAAGAACTTTGAGCCATTGTCGCGACTACCGCACTGGAAACTTTACGCTCTGGATATGCTGGGAATGGGACGAAGTAGTCGACCGACGTTCAAGATCAGCGCGAAAGATCGAGAGGCGAAGACTCGAGAGGCCGAAGGTTGGTTCGTTGATGCTTTAGAAGAGTGGCGAGTCAAGAAGGGCATCGACAAATTTACATTGCTCGGGCACTCGCTGGGAGGATATATGGCAGTGTGTTATGCCCTCAAGTACCCTGGACATCTCAACAAGCTCATTCTCGCATCGCCTGTCGGTATTCCGGAAGATCCCAACGCCGTCAGCGAAGCCCTGCCCGAACCCGGTGATAGCACTTTGGCGAACGAATTTACCCAGGATGCGAGTAAGCAGAAGCAGCCCAGAAAGCCACTTCCAGGTTGGCTAGTGACTCTGTGGGACGCCAACGTCTCGCCCTTCTCTCTTGTGCGCTGGAGTGGACCAATGGGACCTCGCTTGGTATCTGGCTGGACGAGCAGACGCTTTTCACACCTGCCGGCTGAGGAATGTCAAGCTCTTCACGACTACTCCTATTCCTTGTTCAGACAGCGAGGTAGCGGAGAATATGCCCTTGCGTACGTTCTAGCCCCGGGAGCCTTTGCACGTTCACCGTTGATCCGGCGGATCCATGGCGTTGGCCGCCAATTTCTCGAGGCTCATAGCGAACCTTCACCAGATGATGCCACTTTGACAGCCGCGGTCGCAAACAAAGCTCGAGAAAACGGCATTCCGGTAGTGTTGATGTATGGAGAGAACGACTGGATGGACGTCGGAGGTGGACATGACTCCAAGAAGAGGATCGAGGCCGCAAAGAAGAAAGCTTTGGATCAAGCCAGCGATCGCGAGAAGCAACTCGAGAACGGGGATGTCAAGGTTACCGTTATCCGAAAAGCAGGACATCATCTGTACCTGGAAGGCTACGAGCAATTCAACGAGGAGATATTGGGCGAGCTAAAGGATGTGGAGAGGCGGCAAAAGAGGCTGGGTGAATTATAGAGGAAATACAGCGTGGAGGCGAATCCGGGAGGGCGATAGATTTTGGTTTGGCATGCTTGGCCTTTTGAAGCGATGGTAGCGATGGCGTTGTCGAAGGTGCTGGCATGATGCTATACAGGGGAGCATCGGAGAGAGTCCTTGAACTGAATGGAAACGCTTATATCCAAATGATACATCTCTTGCGCGAGATGATCAGTCCCCGGCCGGTCATGCACGTACCGCGGACTTGCACGATTCGGAGAAGCAAGTCTCTTGCAAGGCCTGCATAAAGCTCATATTTCACCACCAACGCCGCGCTAATAACACAGACACAACACCCTCAATCCCTATCCCTTCCAATCTCACCCTTCCCACGTTCCCGCTCCATATCGAGCTTTCGCTCCTCCTGTTTCCTCCAATGACTTCCCTCCTCATAGTCCTTGCTGATCCCCAACGCCTTGCGCAACTTCTCACTCTCATCAATCTTGGCCCTTGCGAGCTCGTGTACCTGATGTGACTTCAATCCCTTCGCGCTCGGTCCGTTGCGACTCTGTTCGCCTTCCAGCTTTTTTCGTAGAGCGTCGCATTGGTCATcgacttcgtcttcatcgacTCTGCAGTACTCAGTCAGCTCATGGCCTCAATGATATCATCCGTCAGTACAAGACACCCACCCTTCGTCCTCCAACTTGTCCCGCAGCTCGAACACTTTCACCTCAATCTCCCTCTTCCGATCGtgctcgaggatctcctGGTCGGGTTGACGCTGGCGGTATTGTATCGAGTCGATGTCTTTGGGGTATGGCTGGGCGTTGTCGCGGGGTTTGAGGTTCGCCGAGTTGCGCTGCACGTAGCCGGATGTACCGGAGCCTCGAGGAGTATTAAGACCGACATTCGACGACATGGTGGAGAGATGATGCGGCGATGGTGTATGTGAGAGCGCAGATGAGGTCTCTGCCCTACAAATTGAAGGGGATTTGATGCCCCGCCATGCGATCGGATTTAAGCTGCTAGCTCCCGGCGCATGTGAAAGTCATTCGAGTCATTTGTTCGTGGcgatcatcaacatcaacacatCTCTCTTCGTTGCAAGTACGAGCATTTTCTCAATAACCTCAGGCCACAGATAGTCAGAAGCTCAAACAAGCCAACGATACCACGAATATGCCCGCAATcatggaagaggaagagtcgtCAACAGCTCCAGCCGTCCTGCCATTCCCACCAGTCACCAAATCCCACATCATGCACTGCTCGTTCCACTCCTGGCATCCCAAGTACCGCACGATTACCCCGAAGGCCCGCCTAATTCGCCTCACGAAGCCATTTTTGGACTACCTTCGCGCAGACGGCATTATCCTACCGTCCGACGACGCCGAAAACGACGAAAGCGACAGCGGGTTCTACTCGGCCAGTGATGCtcaagaggaggacgattcagatgatgacgatgtcgATATCGCGGCAGACTGGAGAGAAGTACATGAGACGATCCAGAGCACCATTGAAGAGCTGGGCGGCAAAGTGGTACCCAAACTCAACTGGTCCGCGCCCAAGGATGCAACATGGATGAACGCAAATACTATGGAATGCCGCACGCCAAACGACGTGTATCTCCTGTTAAAGAGCTCTGATTTTGTTACATGGGACTTGGAACACGCTTTCGACGACTGCGTGGAGTCGCCAGATTCAGAGCTCAGTCAAGACGACATACCTTTCCACCTCGTCCTTCGCAAGAGCGTGCCGACCTTCAACCCTTCTGTGGAATTCAGATGTTTTGTCAGAGAGCGAAAGCTATTGTGCATCTGCCAGCGAGACCTGAATCACTACGACTTTCTGGAAAAGATGCAAGGACAACTACAATCGATGATCAAGGAGTTCTTCGACGTCAGACTACGAGATTCATTTCCAGATGAGAGCTTCGTGTTCGACGTCTACATTCCGCAACCCTTCAATCGAGTATGGCTGGTCGATGTCAATCCTTGGGCTCCGCGCACGGATCCCATCTTGTTCAGCTGGCTGGAACTTCTCGACATGCAAGCACCGCAGGAGCCAGAGTTCTCTGATGCGAGCCATGACTTCGTCCGGCTATCGATTGCAGGAACCGATCAGACAGCCGCTACACCGACCGGAGATGCTGGGTCTCACTCCGATTCAGACAgtgacgaagatgaggatgctGATGAGGAGTTATGGCTGCCGGAGCTGAGACTTGTACGGAAGTCTGACCCTGAAGCCTATAACTTTAGTACCCAGCAATACAGCGCGCATAAGCTGCCGaaagatgtcgtcgacgctAGTCAAAGTGGTGAAGGCTTGAGAGAGTTTGCTCGGGACTGGCAGAATATACTCGAGCAGCGGAAGCAAGAGGACGCGGCGGAGTAGTCGGACTGAAGGACCAGCATTGACAGAAAGCCTCACAAAGGCGTTGTGATACCTTCGGTACTGGAGGAACCGTGGTCCTTTGAGTCATTGGGCACTGCTTGGGCACTCGCAGGCATCCCTGGTCGCTTCAATCTCGGTGGCTTTGTGGAGGCTTATGACGGAACCAAGAACTTGACCGACCATTTGAAACACTCCTATGCTGTGGAGCCTTGTGCAAACATTTCATGCAGATAACGACACATCACTCGAAGAAAACAACCTCATTGTGAGGAGATCAATATCACCCTCGAAACAGCACAACACGGACCAAGTCATGGAATCCGAAGCTTTCTGGACTATCGAGACTATCAACGATGCACGATCTCGCTGGATAACACTTCAAACACGCTCAAATTGGACCTTCAGAGTGCTTTGTCCGGTCCTGACCGTCCTCGCCCTCGCAGCGTCAAGAGTCCTCTCCGAACCGATACCAATCTGGTCCATGTCTCTAATCTGGGCGTCCTGGTGGTTCGCAGATGCCGCCCTGGAAGTCCTCGCGCACACCGGCTGGAGCGTTCGACTGCCCGGCGTCCAAGAACCTACATGCGTCGTGCCGAAAATCCTCCCCAACACGGCACATCTCAGCGTTCTCGTGGAGGGACACGAGAAGACTTGGccgagggagagggatgtCATTGTGGCTTGGTGGAGGAAGGGTTTGAGAGGGTGTGGATGGGAAGCTGCGCCGGATAGCAGGTGGTTCAGTGGGGTGTTGGTTGGAGTGGTGTATCTGACTGCAATGGCGGTCATGTTCAGCAGTTCGCGGTGAATCAAGCTGCCGAGAGACACAAGGCCGGTGCCCTTGATAGAGTTACTGGCAGCCATGGGTATCATGACCCGGGCAGGAACGACCAGATGAATACATGACCAACCGTATTCGTCTTGAGGTTAAAGGACGCCAAAGACAATGCAAATGATGCATGTCTGTTCGGGAGATTCTCTTGTGCACCCTCCTTCCCCTCACTTAAGAGCGTGGACTTCGAAAAAGAAGTCTGAAAGGCGCACCTTCTGTTCCCGGTGAAAACGTAAACGTATTCGATCGATCTACCGACGCTCCGTTCTAAACGATCCCATTGCCCAAAGGCGGGAACGCTCAGGCAAGTGCCAAGCACCTGCGACGCCGGGGGTTTGTGTTGCTTTGAAGGGGGTTGTTGGGAAGAGTGTAGCTGCTGTGGCAGACCTGGAAAAAGTAGTCAATTGGGCCCCATCGTTGGATATAGCGGGCGAGACTTCCACGCCGTCATTTCTTCTGACATACAGCAACCCCTAAAAGTCAACAGACCAAAGTCTCCGCGATGGTCGTAGAAGCATCATGCAGAACGCCGAAGCAAAGTGCCTTTCCCTAAACCTCAACCTCCGATTCCTCTACCTGAACGCCGATGCAGAACATCTCAATCCATGAGATAGTAGAGACTGCTGATGCTCTCGCCGTGATGATTGCGACGAATGGCTTCAGACAGCAGATTGCTCACGTCGAGCACAATCAGCTTCCTGGTACCTTTGCGTTTCGCATCCGGAATGGGGAAAGCGTTCGTGACGATGACAGCCTCGATCTCGTCGCATTCGTCCAATTGTTGCAAAGCATCGCCGCCGAATAAGCCGTGCGTGGCCATGCAGTACACTTTTGTCGCGCCGCCTCGTTTGACCACAGTCTCCGCTGCTGCGATCCAGGATCCAGCTTTGTCAATCATGTCGTCCACGATGATGACAGCCTTTTCGCGGACGTTGCCAACCAGCGTGACGTGGGTCTCGATTTCCGGGTTCTGGAgattctcttcttcttcctcgtctgaGTGTGTCGCGTCGCCGGTACCACCCAAGCCAGTTCCATGATGGCCACTAGCCCATCGGGAGGAAGCTACCGACGTGAAAGACTGCATCATATGGTCGGGAGTggcctcatcctcgtcgcttGATCGCCGTTGACCACGTTGTGTCGAATATTGAGATGCACTTGGCGAGGGtacatcatcatcgacaatgTGGCCGTGAATGAGGCGCCCAGTGATGACATCCCTCGCTCGTTCATCGGTGTCGTCGTCTCCTTCGGGCTCTTCGTAACCGTCCTCATCGGCGAAACGAGCAGATGCGATGCTGGGTACCGTGTGCGCGCGCGAGACTCCCGGCTCAGGCAGCGCTTCTGCAGGACTCTCGTGAGCACCGTTTGTCTGATCAGGTCCCGTGGCCCGACCCAGTGGACTGGGTGCCATGTCGCCGTTTGCGTGACGGGGATTGGAAGTGACTGCACGGTGCTGTGATCGGTGCTCGCCGTTCGCACGATGTCCTAGTTGTCTTCGCGCCCAGTCGTGCTCTCGTGGTGCGTGAGCATCGTGAGAAACACCCCTGCTTCCCTTGTCTTCATGATCCTGGCTCAGATCTGAGCTTCCGTCCAGACCTAGACTCTCAAGCATGACCGAATTGAGCATGCTGGCGGGCATCTTCGGTTTGCGCTGATCTGTAGTCACGATGCCGAAGCTCAGGCCGAGTCTGTCGGCCAAGCTGGTCACTCGTTTTGTACCTCCCGGGTTCTTGCTTACAACAACACTGTTCTCCCAATCGTTGACATTGAGGCGTATCCATCGAGTGAGGAGAGGTTCGGCGGTCAAGTTGTCGATTGGGCATTTGAAGAAGCCTTGCATCTGTGTTGCGTGAAGGTCGATGGTGATAACGTGGTTTACGCCGGCCACGTTCATGAGGTTGGCGATCATCCGAGCTGCGATGGCGCCGCGATgggccttcttcttcgactggCGCGAGTAGGGGAAGTACGGCATCACAGCTGAATGCGAAGTCAGCACCTTCGGGAAGACATAATCAACACCACTTTGACCCACCAGTGACGGAGCGCGCAGAGCCTCCCTTGCAGGCATTGATCATGATGAGCATCTCCATAATGTTGTCATTGATTCTGAAGAGTCAGCGCGAACAGTAGAAGAGGACATTGGCCAACCTACTCGCCGCTTCCGCTCTGCACAATGAAGACATCTTGGTCGCGGACCGAGGTCTCTTTACCGCGAGTGTCAGCGCAACGATCCTCGAGCCACTCCACCAGAAACTCGCGTACTGATTTCGACCGATGTCTCGCCATTGCTGAATTTCTTCAAGTCGACCTTGGACGGTTTCTGCCCGAGTCGGTCGCAGATGGCCTCGACCAGGTGGGGGTGCGACGAGCCGGAGAAGATGCAGACGGACCGCATGGCGCCGATGTTCGTCAGGgggaagaggaagtggaTTGGGTGGTGTTAGATGACCTCCAGTGAGGCATCGTCCGGAGAGGCACGCAAGAAAGCGGAGTGAATGTTGATTTGCACATGTCAAATCTCAGAAGTTTGAAGGCTCAGTAGTCAGATTCGAGGGGTGACGTTTTCTGCGCGCGCCAAGAATCAAGCTGTCCAAAAGCTCAAGCTGCCGATAGACACGTGCGTGACTTCCTTGTTTGGAGAcagcttagggttagggttagggtcAAGGCTGTGAAGATGGTCCTATATGGATGTCGGAGAGCTGCGTGCACTTCCATGTGGGAGGCAGACAGCAATCGTGTATTAGCTACCCGGCAGCTTGTGCAAAGCTAGGCTCACCAAGGACCTGTCCTGCTTGAGTTGCTGCTCGACTCGGATGTCTGCTGCAACATGCACGAAAACATACAAGTTTAATCCAAGAAGCACATGGATAGCAGCGGCGCTACCAAGACGAAGGTGCTCGGTGCTGTTGATTGACGACTTTCGTCTTAAATCGACCGCGTGAGCATGTTCGCGCATTGAGATGAGGGCTTTGTAGTCGTTGAGCTTTGGCATCATGGCCTGGTCGATGCCATGGCATACACGATGGTAACTCCTTTGCCTCACCGACAAGCTATCATGTACGGTTGAAGCTGTTCGGCGTGGTAGTAGGCAGCCGCAATGAGGACATCCGAAACGGGGCCTTCGTTGCACGTGGACTTTCCAAGGTTGGACCATGAAGATACCTGGTAGCGGTAGCCAGACAGATGCCGAGCCGTATAGCATGGATGAAGGCAAGCGAACGACCGCGTACCGCTGGACAGAAGTAATCAGTTGGACAAATGTCAACATCAATACAGAGACTCTACCAACACCGTCTCGAGGGGCGAGAGTCGGACAGAAGGCGACGTCTCGTGAAGTTGGAGTTGGTGAACCTGAACTGAACGTCGTTGTCTTGGAGGGAGCTGCAGCAAACACGTCATCAGCGGAGAAATCTGTCCCTTTGCTTTGTGCCCTGCCTGCCAACCTGCCTTGCGCTTGAATGAGCCCACGCACAACTTCTCACCTACCACCTGTTTCCTCCTACCCACAACACCACCCTCGACTCGACGACACCGCCGCGCCGCAGTCTACATCCAACGACCTCAcatctcttcctccatcACCTCACCACCTCGCCGTCGCAATGGCTCCACCAGCTGCCACCGCCGGGCAATCGCTCCAAGAGCGCTTGTTGACCGTGGCTCAGACGCTCCAGTTCGCTTGGTTCATCGGACACGTCACTCTGCTGTTCTCCACCATCCGATACAGCTTGAGCTATGTTACCTTCAAGTACTACAGCCGCTGGGCACAGTTCAGCTACCGCACAGCCTTCGTGGCCGCCGCCGTCACCTACGGAATCGTCGTCTTCAAGGGATACCGCGCACGCGCTAAGAGTGGAAAGGCGCAGGCGAGCCCGTTGGCCATGGCTGGAGATGAAAACGTTCAATACTTGGGTAAGCAGACAACAACAGCGGGACCTCGCATGCCGCCTGCAAAGAGGATCATCCGCTAACACATCGAACTGCAGCAATGGCCTTGACTTGGCTATTCTCGAAGCAATACCCTCTCGCCATGCTTCCGTTCACCATCTACAGCACCTTCCATGTGCTCACCTACACCCGCTCGGTACTCCTTCCAACCCTCCAGCCACCACCAGTCACCCCCGCTGGCCAGAAGCCCGCTTCTTCCGGTCTCGGCGACACCATCGGCCGCTTCGTCAAGGACTACTATGATGCCAGCATGTCGTTGGTCGCAGGCCTCGAACTGGCATTGTGGTTCCGCATTCTCGGCTCTGCCATCCTCTTTCAGAAGGGCAGCTGGATCATCCTCGCGCTCTACACCGTCTTCCTCCGTGCTCGCATCAGCCAGAGCACCTTCGTGCAAGGCACAATCAAGCAGATCGGATCTCGAGGCGATGCTCTCGTCAACCGCCAGGACATGCCACCGGCCGCTCGTCAAACCTGGGAGACTGCCAAGAACGTGCTCAAGCAGGTGCACGACCAGACCGACATCAACCGCTACCTTGGAAACGCTCCCGCTCAGGCGCCGAAGAAGGCCCAGTAAGCGCAGCGCAACACCAAAACGAAACTATGACGGCAGAAGCATCTACTTTGGCGATGGAGTTTGATCGCAAGGAAAAGTTGGCAGCAAGGGCAGACAAGTTTTGGATGCCTGGAGTGCAATGGATTGAAGGGAGGCTGAGGAGCAGCCGAAAAGGGCACTCATTACTGCGGCTTGCTCCAACGATTGGGAATGACGCGGGAGACCTAGTGCATACTTTGGCGACATTTGCGATGCTTTGAGTATCGTTAGCGTTTGCAACACGATGACCTATAGACTTTGCGAATTTTGATA
This genomic stretch from Zymoseptoria tritici IPO323 chromosome 10, whole genome shotgun sequence harbors:
- the PRS1 gene encoding ribose-phosphate PYROPHOSPHOKINASE pyrophosphate synthetase (ribose-phosphate diphosphokinase; ribose-phosphate pyrophosphokinase; PRPP synthetase; phosphoribosylpyrophosphate synthetase; PPRibP synthetase; PP-ribose P synthetase; 5-phosphoribosyl-1-pyrophosphate synthetase; 5-phosphoribose pyrophosphorylase; 5-phosphoribosyl-alpha-1-pyrophosphate synthetase; phosphoribosyl-diphosphate synthetase; phosphoribosylpyrophosphate synthase; pyrophosphoribosylphosphate synthetase; ribophosphate pyrophosphokinase; ribose-5-phosphate pyrophosphokinaseEDD), translating into MRSVCIFSGSSHPHLVEAICDRLGQKPSKVDLKKFSNGETSVEIKTSVRDQDVFIVQSGSGEINDNIMEMLIMINACKGGSARSVTAVMPYFPYSRQSKKKAHRGAIAARMIANLMNVAGVNHVITIDLHATQMQGFFKCPIDNLTAEPLLTRWIRLNVNDWENSVVVSKNPGGTKRVTSLADRLGLSFGIVTTDQRKPKMPASMLNSVMLESLGLDGSSDLSQDHEDKGSRGVSHDAHAPREHDWARRQLGHRANGEHRSQHRAVTSNPRHANGDMAPSPLGRATGPDQTNGAHESPAEALPEPGVSRAHTVPSIASARFADEDGYEEPEGDDDTDERARDVITGRLIHGHIVDDDVPSPSASQYSTQRGQRRSSDEDEATPDHMMQSFTSVASSRWASGHHGTGLGGTGDATHSDEEEEENLQNPEIETHVTLVGNVREKAVIIVDDMIDKAGSWIAAAETVVKRGGATKVYCMATHGLFGGDALQQLDECDEIEAVIVTNAFPIPDAKRKGTRKLIVLDVSNLLSEAIRRNHHGESISSLYYLMD